The genomic segment TTGGGAACCGCACCAGCTCCTTCACAGACCGTTCTGGCCACCTTCAGCTCGTCCACCAGCAACGTCGCGTTGACGAACTGGTCCGCTGTCATGGGCCAAGCCAGCATCGGCACGCCGGCGTATATCGCCTCCAGGACCGAGTTCCACCCGCAGTGAGTCAAGAACGCGCCGATGGATCGGTGACGCAGTATCAGCACCTGCGGGGCCCAGCCTCGTACGACCATACCTCTCCCGGCCGCACGATCTTCGAACGAGGATGGGATTGCGCCGTACATCCCGGACACGTGTCCAGCTGTGGGCTCCTTGACGCACCATAAAAACCTGGCCCCACTTTTCTCCAACCCTAAAGCCAACGCTTCCATTTGCCCGTTGGTCAACACGGCTTGACTGCCAAAGCAAACATAGACAACGCTGTCATCTTGAGACCTGTCGAGCCAGGAAAGAATATCTATGGGCCAAACCGAGCTGGACCCGCCTCTCTCAGTTGGACCGGATTGGTCGTCATTGGAAGGCAGCAGCGGCCCAACAGCCCATACTCGATCATGGCCCAATTCTTTCTTCAGGTGGGCCAGATAGGCCCGTTCCAACCCACTAAACGAGTTCACCACGAGTCCCCAACTCGCTACGTTGGCCCGGAACCCATCTTTCAAGAACTCAGAAACCGGATCGCCTTCTACGTAGCTCCGGTAGAGTGGGGACACCTGCAGCCATGGATAAACCGGCGAGTTTGGAATCTCAGGGAAATAGACGAGAGCGTTATCGTCGTTCGGATCTTCTCCTTTGGGTAGGTCGCGCCATAAGGAATTCATAACCGCCACGGCCATGCCGCCGGATGGAGAGAAGACGACGCGGCGGATGCCCAGTTTGGAAGCGAGGTGCTGCGTCCAGCCCAAGAAAATATCGGAGATGATGGCCACCGGCGGCGAGGGCTGGGCATGGAACCACCTGAGAAGAGGGTCGTAGAGTCCACCCAATGCGTGAAACATCATGCGGAAGCTTCCCGCCGGCAGGTGCTGGACGTTCTCGACGCCGGCGGGGAGAGAGGCGTACCCCGGGAACGGCAAAACTAGGGTTTTTATGGCGGGGTGTCGGGAGCGAAGTGGATTGAGAAAAGCGAGGTTTTTTGGGGTGACGAGAAGGGTGATGGCTAGGCCATGGCGGACCAGTTGGCTGGTTAGGTCCAGAAGCGGTATCAGGTGCCCCTGCGCAGGATAAGGGAACACCAGGATGTGTGCGCCTCCTCCGGCTCCGGCGACCGTCATCTATGAATATGATATTAGCCTACAAGTATACGAACATTTCAGGGCGCTTAATTTCAGAGAATGAGACAGATATAGAGAGAAGGGGATGGCTGAAGAAGCAAGTGACCGAATGAGGCAACAAAAGATGCTATTAAGCGTTATTTTTACGTTACTATATTAGCCGTTTCAGCCTTTCGTTCACTCCAGACGATTCAATTTTCAGGGTATCGCATCTATATTTGGGTCAccattatataaaataatttaatttttactttaaaaattactATTTGTCGGGGAAAGAACAAACTATTGTCTTGCGATAATTTATTTCTGTCGTGAAACtataaaatacttaattttaattttatattaaataaagtcttttaaaaaaaaaattcttgtatccatcttatttcttgattgaattatatatatatatatatatattcaactaaaagactttattgagttattgcttATATCTTATACTGATGGCATGATTAGATCTACTGTTAACAATTAatctaataatataataatattattggtATGCCATTTCTGaaataatagtatatatatatatatatatatttaatggcAAACATTCAGATTGTAAATGCATAAATGAAATGAacttttctaataattttttaaatttacataagACAGCAGCCCATGGTCCGATTTTAGCCCAGGACCCCTAGAGGCTGGTGGCGATGGGCTCTTGTTATGATATGGGCCAGTTCCGACAGAAAAGGGCCCATGCAGCCCACTTCCGAGGCTTCGAAAGCATAAGGCAAAGGCAGCGCAGTGTAAAGAGGAGCGAAATTCAAAGGGTTAGTTGGGGGCGTAGAAGAAATGACACGCGTCGTGGCGTGTGTGGGGCCACGTAGGGGTAGCAAGACCAcccaaaagagaaaaaggaaaagggcaCGGGAGGGCAGCACGTGACTCTGCCACGTCATACCCCTCCTTCTTTCCCAATTCAATGACCCATAAAGCACAGGTCACTTCACAGAGGCTTGCACATGCCTCCTCCTCCCCCCCCTATAAATATATTCTCATAAATTGAAAAGACTCAAAATCCGAGTTTAGGTCAATTTAGTTTCTTAACATGGTAACGAATCAAAATTGCATCCTCAAAAtggttaaaaattattattttatttttttcattagaaagctaaaaaaacctaaaaatgtttagaaaatGGTATTGGCTTTTGTGTATagctaatatattttttattaattaatgaaattatttaaatattaaaaataaaatatattaaatacattttgaGGATTTGATTTTTGGGAAAAGAAATTAGCAGTGGCGTTGGATACGTGGGTTGGGGAGGGGAGGGGCGGGGCGTGGGACATCATCCCCACGTGACCGCGTCACGAGAAGGAGAGCGACGCACCGCCTAAGTCGGCCGAGCACGTGCTACGGCATGTAGCAAACAATTACAGACGATGACGATGATGcttgatattttgatttgattcgACGACGTCGACGATGATCATAATGCTAATGCTAATGGGGCTAGTGGGCCCGCccaattcaaatatatatatatatatatatatatgatgcgtTGCATCCCCTTGCTAGGCTGCTACGCTTGGTTGGTTTCCCACCTTTTCCGATCTTCCAAAACTGCCCCTGCGATCATATCATACGCATTGAGTTGCATCATTTATGTTTTTATGATACATGCAAAATTGAAAACGAAGCTAAACTATGAATAAAAGTCAcctctctttcatttgtttttttgaAAGGTTTTAATCTTTGTAGAAGAATAATTTGAGATCgttttgtctttttttataGGAATTATTAATGAATGTATTTCGAgatatttgtaaaatatatttaatgtattttatttttagtatttaaatacttttattaatagTAGTCTACAAAATTGTGAGATTTCTTAATGATCtttgatataattattaagCGATATGCAACACTAGTCGTAAAATTGGaattaaacattatttatattaatttatttatttatttattttaatcaaataatcaCTTATAAGAATAACGATGATGACGATTACTCATGATTGATTCATGAGTGTTTTAGAATATCACAtttgaattataattattttaattatcaaaatttttaaaaatcaaatgaagAATTTAAAGGATTGTAAGGGAATATTAAATCATACTTAATATGTATaggatttatttgattttattatcaaattttatgtgtgtatttttttatttgttcgtAGTTGTGTTGACTATTGttcattgatttttttgttaatcatacTTGAGACAATTTCCATTATAGGATTTGGGAAATCTTAAGATTGTAATTGCCGTGATTATTGTGAAATATGTCAAAGGGGATGCTTACATTAGTATTTTCTgataatctaataaaaaaatattaaaaaaaaaaagcaatttaCTGAgcaaattttcttaattttatctaatttagaataaaaataaataatttataacgAGTGGTATGGCATCGTGCAATGTCTGCCACCCAGATTCACTAATTCTATATTGTCGCAAACAAAAATCCAATGGGAAGGGTAATTTGGCCATTTCGTTCTCCCCAGAACAAAATCATGAGCGAGCTAACGGACGTTAACGGGGCCCCGTTTCGGTTGGGACGGAActgaagaagtgaaagaaagaaagagagaaagaaagaaagaggacgGCAGGAGCAACAGAAAAAAGAGGGGGTGGGGGGCGGGCCGAGGGCCCCACCGCACGCGAGGGGGCAGGCAGAGTGGCAGATGAACGGCAGGGGATGGGCGCACGTGAGCGGGTGGCATCAGCCCCCAGCTCACGTGCGATGAAAATGGCCCCCACACCCCAGAATTGGGTCCCGTCACGTCAATATAATTATGCTGCCTAAAGGATTAGCCAACCCACCACCTCCTCTCACATGCCGCCCCCGCCTTTCCCTTTCCCGTTTCTTACCCCTATCTCCCCCCTACTATCGCTGtcctttaataaaattttaattatccaaaaaagaaaaaataaagcctcacttaaacttattttttaattgtttttagtATGaggttaaatttttatttagttttgagTTATAAATGATAGTCTACCATATTAGATGTCTCAATGATGGATggtaaagaatattttttttcttatttaccccccccccccaaaaaaaaaacaggtatttctataattaaacAGGCCTAAACTGCCATTCCGAACTGGGGACTAAATTACAGTATGGTCCAGTACTAAACTTCCATTTTCACAGAATTCTTGTCGATTCTTTAGGGAAGTGGCTGTTTTTCAGAATTTAAACGAAACCGTGACTTTCGAATCCTGTTGAGACTTCCTG from the Diospyros lotus cultivar Yz01 unplaced genomic scaffold, ASM1463336v1 superscaf1, whole genome shotgun sequence genome contains:
- the LOC127792851 gene encoding UDP-glycosyltransferase 89B2-like produces the protein MTVAGAGGGAHILVFPYPAQGHLIPLLDLTSQLVRHGLAITLLVTPKNLAFLNPLRSRHPAIKTLVLPFPGYASLPAGVENVQHLPAGSFRMMFHALGGLYDPLLRWFHAQPSPPVAIISDIFLGWTQHLASKLGIRRVVFSPSGGMAVAVMNSLWRDLPKGEDPNDDNALVYFPEIPNSPVYPWLQVSPLYRSYVEGDPVSEFLKDGFRANVASWGLVVNSFSGLERAYLAHLKKELGHDRVWAVGPLLPSNDDQSGPTERGGSSSVWPIDILSWLDRSQDDSVVYVCFGSQAVLTNGQMEALALGLEKSGARFLWCVKEPTAGHVSGMYGAIPSSFEDRAAGRGMVVRGWAPQVLILRHRSIGAFLTHCGWNSVLEAIYAGVPMLAWPMTADQFVNATLLVDELKVARTVCEGAGAVPNSDELARCLAEAVGEKREERVRSAKLREAALEAMKDGGSSSKDLVDLVTLLSDGAVNWSSRSVATPTG